Part of the Ruegeria sp. TM1040 genome, GCTCGACGCTGCCGGGGCCGACATCCGCGCCACAGGTCGCCTGGCGCGCGCCAGCGGCGCTGTGGGGGATGGCCAGTCGGGGCGTCTCATCTATGCGCGGGTAGAGGACAACGCAGGCTTCAAGCCCGGTGATTTCGTCACCGTACGCGTGCAAGAGCCTGCCATTGCCGATCTGATCCGCTTGCCCGCCTCGGCGATGGACTCGCGCCAGACCGTTTTGGTTCTGGGCGAGGACGACAGGCTTCAGGAGGTTCCGGTGGAACTGGTGCGCCGCCAGGGCGACGAAATCCTGCTGCGCGCATCTGAGCTGGAGGGGCGTCAGGTTGTCACCGGTCGCACGCCGCTTCTTGGCGCCGGCATCAAGGTTCGCCCGCTGACCAAAGGCGCAGAGAACGCGCTGAAAGCGGCCGACCCGGATCTGATCGAACTCACCGAAGAACGCCGCGCCACCCTGAAGGCCATCGTCAGCGACAACGGCCAAATGCCCAGCGAGGTAAAAACCAGGGTCCTAGCCGAGTTGGACCAGCCCAAAGTCCCCGCAGCGCTCATCAGCCGTATCGAAGACAATCGCGGCGGCTGACTGCCCGCCCTCCTTCTCGCTTGCGCAGGCGCGCACGACCAGAGGCACAGGTAAATTCTCATGGCGACGACACCGATCCAGAAGGCCAGCGGCATCCTGAGCTATTTCACCCGGCACCGCACCGCCGCCAACCTGTTGTTGATGGTGCTGCTGGTACTTGGCGCGGCAGCGATCCCCAACATGCGGGCGCAGTTTTTCCCGGATGTGATTGTCGAGTCCGTCGATGTCTCCGTGGTCTGGGAGGGCGCTGGGCCAGAGGACGTGGACAGCGCCATCGTGCAGGTGTTGGAACCCGCCTTGCTGGCGGTTGATGGGGTCGAGGACACCCGTTCGGCCTCTCGCGAGGGGCGCGCGGTCATCGACATCGATTTTGAACCCGGCTGGGACATGGCGCGCGCCACCGACGATGTGCAAAACGCGGTGGATGCGATCACCACCCTGCCCGAAGAGGCCGAAGAGCCGGAGGTCGAGCGCGCGGTCTGGCGCGACCGGGTCACCGACATTGTCATCACTGGCCCCATCGGGGCACAGCAGTTGGGGATCTTGGCGGATGAACTGATCCTGAGACTCTTCGAGGTGGGTGTGACCCGCACCACCATCCGCGGGGTTGCAGCCCCCCGCACCATCATCGAAGTCCCCTCCAGCCAGCTCATTGCCCATGACATCACCCTCGCTGAAATCGCTGCCGTGATCGCCGCCGAGGTGGAGATCAATCCCGCCGGCGAAATCGAGGGCGCCAACGCCCGCGTGCGCACCGGCACTCAGAAACGCACCCCAGAGGAACTGGAGGCGGTGGTTCTGCGCTCCGAGGCGGATGGCTCCGCCCTCACCATCGGGGATATGGCCTCGATCCGCGTCGAAGGGGTGGACCGCCAGCGCAGCTATTTTGTTGGCGACAACCGCGCTATGTCGATCCGTGTGGACCGCTCCGATCAGGGCGACGCCATCCGCATCCAGCGTCAGGTCGAAGAGGTGGTGGCCGAGATGAACCTCTCCTTGCCGCAAGGGGTCGAGGTCTCCTTGATCCGCACCCGCGCCGAGGCCATCAGCGGGCGGCTCGATATCCTTGTGGACAATGGTTTGATGGGACTTGGGCTGGTGGTGATCCTGCTCTTTTTGTTCCTCAACGCCCGTATTGCGTTCTGGGTCGCCGCAGGCATCCCGGCGGCCATGTTTGCCGCCATCGCACTGATGTATATCGGTGGGCTTACCATCAACATGATCTCGCTCTTTGGGCTGATCATCACGCTTGGGATCGTGGTGGATGATGCCATCGTGGTGGGCGAGCATGCCGATTTCCGGGCCCGTCGCCTGGGGGAGCCGCCCATGGTTGCAGCCGAGAATGCCGCCCGCCGCATGGCGATGCCGGTTTTTGCAGCCACGCTCACCACCGTGATCGCCTTTTTTGGCCTGACGGCGATCGGCGGGCGCTTTGGCGAATTGATCGCGGATATTCCCTTTACGGTGATCGCCGTTCTGGCGGCGAGCCTTGTGGAATGTTTCCTGATCCTGCCAAACCACATGGCACATGCCCTGGTCCATCGCAGCAAGGAACACTGGTATGACGCCCCCAACCGGGTGGTGAACCGGGGCTTTCGCTGGTGTCGCGACCAGCTGTTTCGCCCGCTAATGGTGGGCGTCGTGCGTGCCCGCTACGTTGTGGTGGCAGGGGCCTTGGTGCTGCTGGCCAGCCAGATGGCGCTCTTTATCAAGGGGGATGTCACCTGGCGCTTTTTCAATGCGCCAGAACGGGCGTCCGTATCAGGTAATTTTGCCATGGTCGAAGGTGCCACCCGTGCCGACACGCTGGCGCAGATGCGCGAGTTTCAGCGTATGGTCGACGTCCTTGGCGCCGAGTACGAGGAGCGCTATGGCCGCAATCCGGTTGACTTTGTCATGGCGGAAGTGGGCGGCAACACCGGTCGCGGCCTTGCGGGCACGGAAACCAAGGACAGCGACCTCCTGGGTAGCATCGCAATCGAGTTGATCGACGCTGACCTGCGCCCCTATTCCAGTTTCGCCTTCGTGGGCGAGTTGCAAAAACGCGTGGTGCAGATGCCGCTTACCGAGGTGGTCTCCTTCCGGGGCTGGCGCTCTGGTCCCGGGGGCGATGCGCTGGACGTGCAGTTTTACGGCGCCGATGTCACCACGCTCAAGGGCGCGGCGGAGGATCTTAAAACCGCCCTCACCCGCTACCCCGAGGTCTCCGCCGTCGAGGACAATCTCGCCTATGACAAGGAAGAGCTGGTTCTGGATCTCACCCCGCAGGGTCAGGCGCTCAATTTCACCATCGACAGCCTGGGGCGGGCGCTGCGCCAGCGGCTCAATGGGATTGAGGCCGCGACCTATCCGGAGGGGCCGCGCTCAGCCCAGATCCGGGTAGAGCTGCCCGAAGGCGAGCTCACCGCGGATTTCCTCGAGCGCACGCAGATGCGCGCGCCCTCGGGGATTTATGTGCCGCTCTCGGATATTGTCACCGTCAGCCAGCGCACCGGTTTTTCAACCGTGCGGCGCGAAAACGGCGTGCGGTTGATCTCCGTCACCGGCGACATTTCCGAGGATGACCCGGTGCAGGCCGAAGCCATCATGGAGGCGCTGGAGACCGAGATCCTGCCCAAGATCGCCGAGGAACGTCAGGTCGAATTCCGCCTCTCTGGCCTCAGCGAACAGGAAGACGAGTTCCTCTCTGATGCGCGCACCGGGCTGATCCTCTGCCTGACGGGCATCTATCTGGTGCTATGCTGGATCTTTTCGAGCTGGACGCGCCCCATCGTGGTCATGGCGATCATTCCCTTTGGTCTCGTGGGGACCATCTGGGGGCATTACCTCTGGGATTTGCCGATGAGCATGTTCACCGTGGTCGGCTTGTTGGGGATGACGGGGATCATCATCAACGACTCCATCGTGCTGGTCTCTACCATTGATGAATACGCACAGGAGCGCGGTCTCATCCCCTCCATCATTGACGGGGCGGCAGATCGATTGCGGCCCGTGATGCTGACAACGCTCACAACGGTTCTGGGGCTTGCGCCCTTGATGTATGAAACCTCACAGCAGGCACAGTTTCTGAAACCGACAGTCATCACCCTGGTCTATGGCCTTGGGTTCGGGATGTTCCTCGTGCTTTTGGTGGTACCGGCTCTGGTCGCCATTCAGGCGGATGTCGCGCGCCCGTTCCAGGCGCTGAAACGTGCTGTCGCCGCCGGGCCGCATCGGGTTGCCCACCGCCTGCGCGCGTTGATCCTGCTCGGGGCCGCTCTGCAGGCAGTTTGGCTTGGGCTGACCTTGGGCTGGACCTTGCTCACAGGGGCGCTGCCTGCCGCCGTTGGCACCGCACTGCCCTTTGTGACGCAGATGGATCCCCTGCGCGCAGCACTCATGCTGGGCCTTGGGGGGGTGAGCGTTCTGGCGCTCCTTGTTTATGTGATTGGGGCGGTGGGCGCACTGCGCGGGACATCACGCCAGACCTCCTGAGCGCGCCGCGCAAGCTCCGCCACCCGATCCAGAAGCTCAAGCCCCTGATCTTCGATCTGCGCCACCGGCACCCAACGCGCCTCCAGCGCATCATCATAGGGCACGGGATCTCCCGAGATGTAGTGACAGAGCGTTGCCACCAGGAAATACTGGCCCTCCACCGTGCCATCTGCAGCGCGGGGGATCACATCAAGGGTCATCAACTGCGCCCCCGGCTCTGCGACAACACCGGTTTCTTCCAAAAGCTCGCGAGCGGCGGCTGCGGCTGCGGTTTCACCAAGCTCCACATGCCCGCCCGGGAAGCCCCAAGTTCCGGCATTGGGCGGGTTCTTGCGCTTCACGAGGATCACGCAATCCGCGCCATCAATATTGGCACAGACCACGCCAAGGGCTCCAAGGATCGGGCGGCGCGTCGGATCGGTCATGGACGATGGGCCTTGTGTCAAAAACGCGAGGGCTGCGGACGGCGGTAGACCCCAACGGCAGGATGGTGACCGGGTGTCAGCCAGAGGTGCAGCCGCGAATATCCACCGCATGCGAGGTGCCCAGCACCGTAAAGCGCAGCGCGGAGCGGTCAACCGCAATCGGGCCGTCCTGCGCGGGCAACAGCTCTGCCTCAGCCACCAATTCACGCCCTTCACGCCAGGATTTTGTTTCGGTTGCAACCAAGGACGCACCGCCTTCGATCACCGCATATTCTTCACGCCCCGCAGAGGGCATCGAGATCCGGGCCGAGACTTTCATGCCATAGGGCGTGGGCGACAGACGGCAGGTCACACCTCGGACACGGGCTTCAGCTGCGGAATAGGGACGCGCCGCCAAGGCGGCGGCAATTGCGGGATGCCGTCCAGCCGAAAGGTCAGCGCGATGATCAAACCGCAATTCCGACGGGATGCAGACATCCTTGCACAGACCAAGTTCCATCCGGCCTTTGATCCGGATTGGCGCGCCTGCGTATTTGGGCGTGATCTCGATCGGCAGCACCAATTCGTCGTGATAGCCTATGGTGCGAAAGCCGGAGGTCAAGAACAGCTCAGGCGTGGGCCAGGTAATCCGCAGATTGGCCACATTGCGCGAGCCTTTCCAATCAAACCGTGGCGGAATGCCCGCGTCGCCCGGAGCGCGCCAGTAGGTTTTCCACCCCTGCGCCAATCTCAGGTGCAGCGCCCCCATGTAGCGCCCGTCCTTGGTCGGTCCGCCATCCAGCACCTCAATAGAGACCAGATCAGCAAGGTTTTCCCGCGCCAAAGATGCGGAAGCCAACCCCAAACAAGCAAGGCAGGCCAAGAGGGCGATCCTCAGGCGGATTCGTAGCTGTGTCGTCATATTTAGAGGTTTTGCCCCTTGCGCCGTTAAAGCCAAGTCACATCCCAGAGAGACCTGCGCAAATAACGCAAACGTGACAGCGTCGCAGCGCCTCGCCCCGGCCGAGGCGGGGTTGCAACAGCTGCTCCTGCGCGTCATTCTGAGCGAAGCGGCCGCAGGCCACAGCAGAGGCAGTGACATGAAACTGACAGGCAAGTTGCTGATCGCCATGCCCGGCATCGGGGATCCCAGGTTTGACAATTCGGTGGTGTTCCTCTGCTCCCACGGACAAGAGGGGGCGATGGGACTCATCGTCAACAAGCTCGCGCCCGGAGTGGTGCTGAAGAGCCTGTTTGACCAGCTCGACATCACCAGCAAGCCCGCAGCAGCAACGGAACCGGTCTATTTTGGCGGGCCGGTGGAAACCCAGCGCGGGTTTGTGCTGCATTCCGACGAATATATCTCGACCGTGAACTCGCTGCCCGTCTGTCCGGGACTGTCGATGACGGCCACGCTGGACGTGCTCGAAGACATTGCAGAGGGACGTGGCCCCGAACGCTATCTGGTGATGCTCGGCTATGCGGGCTGGGGTCCCGGACAGCTGGAAGATGAGATCGCGCAAAATGGCTGGCTGACGGCGGATACGGAGCCAGACATGGTGTTTACCGACCTCGCTGATGGCAAATGGGAAGCGGCGCTGGCGAGCCTCGGTGTTACGCCGCTGAACCTTTCGATGGATGCGGGCCGGGCCTGACCCCAGGGCCCGTGACCGTAGTGTGAGGCAACTGTTTAACGAAGCCCCCTTCTCAGCACCCATTCGTGCAGCCCGCGCCCGACACGATGCCCCCATCTCGAACAGGATATACCTGGCAAAAGGGGGGGCCTCCCGCCCGTCGGCATCGCATCACAGATGCGCCCCCCCCGTTGGGCCCGGCGCCGCTGGCGCGGCGCGGTTGCGATGGCCAATCGCGCTCTGAAGCAGCGTCAAAGCGGCGACAGATAGACCGACCTCACCCCCTCCTTGCCCCATCCGCGCAGCCCTCCTATAAGGACCGAAACAGCGCGGAGTTCGCCCATGCAGCCCCCCTCTTTCGACCAGCCTCACCTCCTCGGGATCGAGCCCCTCAGGCCACATGAGATCACCGCCATTCTGGATCTGGCCGAAGATTACGTGGCGCTCAATCGGCAGACCGAGAAGCACTCCGATGCGCTGGCGGGGCTGACGCAGATCAACATGTTCTTTGAAAATTCCACCCGCACGCAGGCCAGCTTTGAGCTCGCCGGCAAGCGACTCGGCGCGGATGTGATGAACATGGCGATGCAGGCCTCATCGATCAAGAAGGGCGAGACGCTCATCGACACCGCGATGACGCTCAATGCCATGCATCCGGATCTTCTGGTGGTGCGCCATCCTCACTCCGGCGCGGTGGACCTCTTGGCGCAAAAGGTGAACTGCGCGGTGCTGAACGCAGGCGATGGGCGCCATGAACATCCGACGCAGGCGCTTTTGGACGCGCTGACGATCCGGCGCGCCAAGGGTCGTCTGCATCGGCTGAACATCGCGATTTGTGGCGATGTCACCCATTCGCGAGTGGCGCGCTCCAACCTGATCCTGCTGGGCAAGATGGAAAATCGCATTCGCCTGATCGGCCCGCCAACGCTGGTGCCACAGCAATTTGCGGAGTTTGGCGCCGAGATCTATGACGATATGCGCGAAGGTCTAAAAGACGTCGATGTCGTGATGATGCTGCGGCTCCAAAAAGAGCGGATGGACGGCGGTTTCATTCCTTCGGAACGCGAGTATTTCTATCGCTACGGTCTGGATGCGGAAAAATTGGCACTGGCCAAACCCGACGCCATCGTCATGCACCCCGGGCCGATGAACCGCGGCGTAGAAATCGACGGGACCATCGCTGATGATATCAAACGCTCCGTAATCCAAGAGCAGGTCGAAATGGGCGTGGCCGTTCGCATGGCCGCGATGGATCTTCTTGCGCGCAACCTGCGGGCGGCGCGTCAGAAACAGGCGTCCTGAACGCGATGCAGGATGTGATTGAAATCCCCAAGGGCGCGCGCGATCAGGTGCTGATCTTTGCGCTCGACATGCCCGTAGAACAGACCAAATTCCTCAGGGATGAGGACGGCGCGCTGGCGCAGGTCTTGGGACTGCCCACCATTGAGATGACGCAGGTCGAGATCTTTCCGGTCGAAGATCTCGAAGGCCTTGGCCTCCTTGGCTATCTGCGCGAGGGCATGGGGGTCTCAGAAGCAGACCTTTCGGAACATGGCATGGCGCTCGATGGTCTCAGTGGATGGGTTCTGGTGCTGCGCGCCCGCGCCTTCGACGGGGCGGCGACCCGGCTCACACCCGCCCGGAGTGTCACGCTGGTCGCCCGTCTTGGCGAAGTAAAGACCGACTGGTCTGCGCCCAGCACGATCCCAAGCGCCGCAGCCCAACCGACGCTGCGGACGCCACCTCGTGAGGCCCGCAACCGCGCCCGGCGCATCGGGGCGTCGTTGTTTGCGGTGGTTATGTTGCTGATCTGCCTTGCCATCTGGGGACTTGTGACATGAGCGCGCCGGATAGCCCTTTCCTTGTGTGCGCCTGTATAGCGCCTTCCTGCCGCCCCCTTGCACGCCCACTTCCTGCCTGCCCGACATTTGTGAAGGACCCGGTCTGATGACGACGCTTTTCCTCAACGCCCGCCTGATCGATCCCGAAACAGGCACCGACGCGCCTGGCAGCCTCCTGGTGCAACGTGGCAAGATCCTCGCCCGCGCTGATCAAAGCGACAAGGAGATGTTTCTTGCGGACAACGGTCTGCGCACCAAAGACGTGCAGATGGTGGACTGCAACGGCAAATGCCTTGCCCCCGGGATCGTGGACATCGGCGTCAAGGTTTGCGAGCCGGGCGAGCGGCACAAGGAGAGCTACAAATCCGCAGGGCTTGCAGCTGCCGCGGGTGGTGTGACCACCATCGTGACCCGCCCTGACACCTCCCCCTGCATCGACAGCCCTGAGACGCTGGAATTCGTCACGCGGCGCGCGCAAGCAGATGCACCGGTCAATGTCCTGCCGATGGCGGCTCTGACTAAGGGGCGCGAAGGTCGTGAGATGACCGAAATCGGCTTTTTGCTGGACGCTGGCGCCGTGGCCTTCACCGATTGCGATCATGTGGTCACAAGTACCAAGGTGCTGTCGCGCGCCCTGACCTATGCCAAAAGCTGCGGCGCGCTGGTCATTGCGCATCCGCAGGAACCCGGCCTCTCTCAGGGGGCGGCAGCCACATCCGGAAAGTTCGCGGCGCTGCGCGGGCTGCCTTCTGTGTCTCCGATGGCCGAGCGCATGGGGCTTGATCGCGATATCGCATTGCTGGAGATGACCGGCGCCAAGTATCACGCCGATCAGATCACCACCGCGCGCGCGCTGCCCGCGCTGGAACGCGCCAAGGCAAACGGGCTCGACATTACGGCGGGGACATCCATCCACCATCTCACCCTGAATGAGCTGGACGTGGCCGACTATCGCACCTTCTTCAAGGTGAAGCCGCCGCTTCGGTCCGAAGATGATCGCCTCGCGGTGGTCGAGGCGGTACGCAGCGGGCTCATTGATGTGATCTCCTCCATGCACACACCGCAGGACGAAGAAAGCAAGCGGTTGCCCTTTGAAGAGGCCGCCGCCGGTGCGGTTGCGCTCGAGACCCTGTTGCCAGCGGCAATGCGGCTCTATCACGCCGAGCTTCTGGACCTGCCAACGCTGTTTCGTGCCATGGCGCTTAACCCGTCTCGACGGCTTGGGCTTGCCTCCGGACGACTGAGCGCGGGCGCACCTGCGGATCTCGTGCTGTTTGACCCCGACGCCCCCTTGGTGCTGGATCGTTTCAAGCTGCAGTCGAAAT contains:
- a CDS encoding protein-disulfide reductase DsbD domain-containing protein; translation: MTTQLRIRLRIALLACLACLGLASASLARENLADLVSIEVLDGGPTKDGRYMGALHLRLAQGWKTYWRAPGDAGIPPRFDWKGSRNVANLRITWPTPELFLTSGFRTIGYHDELVLPIEITPKYAGAPIRIKGRMELGLCKDVCIPSELRFDHRADLSAGRHPAIAAALAARPYSAAEARVRGVTCRLSPTPYGMKVSARISMPSAGREEYAVIEGGASLVATETKSWREGRELVAEAELLPAQDGPIAVDRSALRFTVLGTSHAVDIRGCTSG
- a CDS encoding aspartate carbamoyltransferase catalytic subunit; the encoded protein is MQPPSFDQPHLLGIEPLRPHEITAILDLAEDYVALNRQTEKHSDALAGLTQINMFFENSTRTQASFELAGKRLGADVMNMAMQASSIKKGETLIDTAMTLNAMHPDLLVVRHPHSGAVDLLAQKVNCAVLNAGDGRHEHPTQALLDALTIRRAKGRLHRLNIAICGDVTHSRVARSNLILLGKMENRIRLIGPPTLVPQQFAEFGAEIYDDMREGLKDVDVVMMLRLQKERMDGGFIPSEREYFYRYGLDAEKLALAKPDAIVMHPGPMNRGVEIDGTIADDIKRSVIQEQVEMGVAVRMAAMDLLARNLRAARQKQAS
- a CDS encoding NUDIX domain-containing protein; translation: MTDPTRRPILGALGVVCANIDGADCVILVKRKNPPNAGTWGFPGGHVELGETAAAAAARELLEETGVVAEPGAQLMTLDVIPRAADGTVEGQYFLVATLCHYISGDPVPYDDALEARWVPVAQIEDQGLELLDRVAELARRAQEVWRDVPRSAPTAPIT
- the pyrC gene encoding dihydroorotase, translating into MTTLFLNARLIDPETGTDAPGSLLVQRGKILARADQSDKEMFLADNGLRTKDVQMVDCNGKCLAPGIVDIGVKVCEPGERHKESYKSAGLAAAAGGVTTIVTRPDTSPCIDSPETLEFVTRRAQADAPVNVLPMAALTKGREGREMTEIGFLLDAGAVAFTDCDHVVTSTKVLSRALTYAKSCGALVIAHPQEPGLSQGAAATSGKFAALRGLPSVSPMAERMGLDRDIALLEMTGAKYHADQITTARALPALERAKANGLDITAGTSIHHLTLNELDVADYRTFFKVKPPLRSEDDRLAVVEAVRSGLIDVISSMHTPQDEESKRLPFEEAAAGAVALETLLPAAMRLYHAELLDLPTLFRAMALNPSRRLGLASGRLSAGAPADLVLFDPDAPLVLDRFKLQSKSKNTPFDTQRMQGRVLATYVAGEPVYRKDA
- a CDS encoding YqgE/AlgH family protein — protein: MKLTGKLLIAMPGIGDPRFDNSVVFLCSHGQEGAMGLIVNKLAPGVVLKSLFDQLDITSKPAAATEPVYFGGPVETQRGFVLHSDEYISTVNSLPVCPGLSMTATLDVLEDIAEGRGPERYLVMLGYAGWGPGQLEDEIAQNGWLTADTEPDMVFTDLADGKWEAALASLGVTPLNLSMDAGRA
- a CDS encoding efflux RND transporter permease subunit — protein: MATTPIQKASGILSYFTRHRTAANLLLMVLLVLGAAAIPNMRAQFFPDVIVESVDVSVVWEGAGPEDVDSAIVQVLEPALLAVDGVEDTRSASREGRAVIDIDFEPGWDMARATDDVQNAVDAITTLPEEAEEPEVERAVWRDRVTDIVITGPIGAQQLGILADELILRLFEVGVTRTTIRGVAAPRTIIEVPSSQLIAHDITLAEIAAVIAAEVEINPAGEIEGANARVRTGTQKRTPEELEAVVLRSEADGSALTIGDMASIRVEGVDRQRSYFVGDNRAMSIRVDRSDQGDAIRIQRQVEEVVAEMNLSLPQGVEVSLIRTRAEAISGRLDILVDNGLMGLGLVVILLFLFLNARIAFWVAAGIPAAMFAAIALMYIGGLTINMISLFGLIITLGIVVDDAIVVGEHADFRARRLGEPPMVAAENAARRMAMPVFAATLTTVIAFFGLTAIGGRFGELIADIPFTVIAVLAASLVECFLILPNHMAHALVHRSKEHWYDAPNRVVNRGFRWCRDQLFRPLMVGVVRARYVVVAGALVLLASQMALFIKGDVTWRFFNAPERASVSGNFAMVEGATRADTLAQMREFQRMVDVLGAEYEERYGRNPVDFVMAEVGGNTGRGLAGTETKDSDLLGSIAIELIDADLRPYSSFAFVGELQKRVVQMPLTEVVSFRGWRSGPGGDALDVQFYGADVTTLKGAAEDLKTALTRYPEVSAVEDNLAYDKEELVLDLTPQGQALNFTIDSLGRALRQRLNGIEAATYPEGPRSAQIRVELPEGELTADFLERTQMRAPSGIYVPLSDIVTVSQRTGFSTVRRENGVRLISVTGDISEDDPVQAEAIMEALETEILPKIAEERQVEFRLSGLSEQEDEFLSDARTGLILCLTGIYLVLCWIFSSWTRPIVVMAIIPFGLVGTIWGHYLWDLPMSMFTVVGLLGMTGIIINDSIVLVSTIDEYAQERGLIPSIIDGAADRLRPVMLTTLTTVLGLAPLMYETSQQAQFLKPTVITLVYGLGFGMFLVLLVVPALVAIQADVARPFQALKRAVAAGPHRVAHRLRALILLGAALQAVWLGLTLGWTLLTGALPAAVGTALPFVTQMDPLRAALMLGLGGVSVLALLVYVIGAVGALRGTSRQTS